A window of Mucilaginibacter paludis DSM 18603 contains these coding sequences:
- a CDS encoding TonB-dependent receptor: MSYHYLFKKIALPFLFVLFLATAVNAQIIKGKITDRKNGEPLPGATVELKQGIRNLYAPVNLDGSYQFKNLRPGIYLLQVKFVGFKTSITYTVEAKAGVTTVNVSLVDDLTSLTEINVTEKINKESDGAARSLEKSSNNIENILSSNTIQLLPDVTVGNALQRMSGVTIQRSTSGEGRYAIIRGMDQRYNTVLVNGIKIPSPDDQYRFVPLDIFPSEILERLEVIKALTPNMEGDAIGGVMNLVMKSAPDRLLLNVNASAGYSFLFSGNRPFDSFNTSSINKQSPAEINGNSYISTTKDYQVNSLYSTPKSNPVNSTLGITIGDRFLNHKLGVVVSGSYQNFYRGSNSTYLVPNAEPGYSPANTPSISNIYNRKFSTQTERVGLHNKIDYVFNSKNKISLYNLYVKQNEYQDRFTADSDLITTTSKQGITYRTLNRTTWTYQNLYNSTLQGEHQLTDKLKFNWNGVYSIAKRNMPDQVEYQINHTGLRDTHGNIDSTTNVAASISHKWQHNTDQDVAGYYNFIYNPKIVDRDVELSFGGLYRHKTRSNYYASYSLTANPPNQVYNGNLSAIQLAFNQAGQATGDGASSTDGNDYTFHENVTGEYLQTKFMLLDKLQIIGGVRVENTAQDYATTQSVNTSAQNGRINYTDVLPSANLKYALSDVQNLRLSYFKSISRPSFSELAPTKIAGDTYDQVGNPELQHTRAENYDFRYELFPGGSNQLLLGAFYKDIQNPIELINVNGASAQSVFKTGAPSLQYIQPQNTDKATNYGFEGQLTKYFGVLGISANYTFTQSKVTTPKLSKVSAVPIYVNETRPLQGQAKNIANLSLLFKSSKIGLDMQLAYVFTGERIAQVSNYADLDVWQKQYNQVDFSFEKVLIKKLSFYGKVNNLTNASNRLFLKHSSTVGQVIPIPAQDNAEEILIQKDIYKVSFLTGLRYKF; encoded by the coding sequence ATGTCTTATCATTACTTATTTAAAAAGATCGCGTTACCTTTTCTGTTCGTGCTTTTCCTGGCAACTGCAGTAAATGCGCAAATTATCAAAGGAAAAATAACAGATAGAAAAAACGGCGAACCGCTCCCTGGCGCCACGGTAGAATTGAAGCAAGGCATCAGAAACCTCTACGCCCCAGTTAACCTCGACGGATCATACCAATTTAAAAATTTAAGGCCTGGTATTTATTTGCTACAGGTTAAGTTCGTTGGTTTCAAAACCTCGATAACGTACACCGTTGAGGCCAAGGCCGGAGTTACAACTGTAAATGTTTCTTTGGTTGATGATCTAACTTCGTTGACTGAAATCAATGTGACCGAAAAGATCAACAAAGAAAGTGATGGCGCAGCCAGAAGCCTGGAGAAAAGCTCAAACAACATCGAGAATATCTTGTCTTCCAATACCATTCAGCTATTACCTGATGTAACTGTCGGAAACGCACTACAGCGTATGAGCGGAGTTACCATCCAGCGTTCAACAAGTGGGGAAGGAAGATATGCCATCATTCGCGGTATGGACCAAAGGTATAACACTGTTTTGGTTAACGGTATCAAAATCCCAAGTCCGGATGATCAGTACCGTTTTGTACCTCTTGACATTTTCCCTTCGGAAATTCTGGAAAGACTGGAAGTGATTAAGGCATTAACACCCAATATGGAAGGTGATGCGATTGGTGGTGTGATGAACCTGGTGATGAAGTCGGCACCTGATAGGCTACTTTTAAACGTAAACGCTTCCGCAGGTTATTCGTTCTTATTTTCGGGTAACCGGCCTTTTGATAGCTTCAATACTTCAAGTATCAATAAACAATCTCCGGCAGAAATTAACGGTAATAGTTATATTTCAACTACTAAAGATTACCAGGTCAATTCGCTGTATTCAACTCCTAAATCCAATCCGGTGAATTCAACCTTGGGTATTACTATAGGCGACAGGTTTTTAAATCATAAACTGGGAGTGGTGGTATCCGGAAGTTATCAAAACTTCTACCGCGGATCAAACTCAACCTACCTTGTACCGAATGCCGAACCGGGCTATTCGCCAGCCAACACGCCCTCTATCTCCAATATTTATAACCGTAAGTTTTCCACACAAACCGAACGTGTGGGTTTACATAACAAGATCGATTATGTATTTAACAGCAAAAATAAGATCTCGTTATACAATTTGTACGTTAAGCAAAACGAATACCAGGACCGCTTTACCGCTGATAGCGATTTGATTACCACTACCAGCAAGCAGGGTATTACCTACCGTACTTTAAACAGGACCACCTGGACTTATCAGAACCTGTACAACAGCACTTTGCAAGGCGAGCACCAGTTGACCGATAAATTAAAATTTAACTGGAATGGTGTATACTCTATCGCGAAAAGGAATATGCCCGACCAGGTTGAATACCAGATCAATCATACCGGCTTGAGAGATACTCACGGGAATATAGACAGTACTACAAACGTTGCGGCCAGCATTAGCCATAAATGGCAGCACAATACCGATCAGGATGTAGCCGGATATTACAATTTCATCTATAATCCCAAAATTGTGGATCGCGATGTGGAGCTGTCTTTTGGGGGATTATATCGTCATAAAACCAGAAGTAATTATTATGCCAGCTATTCGCTAACGGCAAATCCACCTAACCAGGTTTATAATGGCAATCTAAGCGCCATACAATTAGCGTTCAATCAAGCCGGACAGGCAACCGGGGATGGTGCAAGTTCAACAGATGGTAACGACTATACCTTTCATGAAAATGTAACTGGTGAGTATTTACAGACCAAATTTATGTTGCTTGATAAGTTACAAATTATTGGTGGAGTAAGGGTTGAAAACACCGCGCAAGACTATGCGACTACGCAGTCGGTGAACACATCAGCTCAAAACGGAAGGATCAATTATACCGATGTATTACCAAGTGCCAATTTAAAATATGCGCTTTCCGATGTTCAAAATTTACGCCTGTCCTATTTTAAATCTATAAGCCGACCAAGTTTCAGTGAACTTGCACCAACCAAAATTGCAGGTGATACTTATGACCAGGTGGGAAATCCTGAACTACAACACACAAGGGCAGAAAATTATGATTTTAGATATGAGCTGTTTCCAGGCGGTTCAAACCAGTTATTGTTAGGCGCTTTTTATAAAGACATACAAAACCCAATCGAATTGATCAACGTGAATGGCGCGTCTGCTCAGTCGGTATTTAAAACAGGTGCGCCAAGCCTGCAATACATTCAGCCACAAAATACAGACAAGGCTACCAACTATGGTTTTGAAGGGCAGTTGACTAAATACTTCGGTGTATTAGGTATATCCGCTAATTATACCTTTACTCAATCGAAGGTAACTACCCCAAAACTGTCAAAAGTTTCAGCCGTTCCTATTTACGTGAACGAGACGAGGCCATTACAAGGCCAAGCCAAAAACATAGCAAACCTGTCGTTATTATTTAAGAGCAGCAAAATCGGTTTGGATATGCAATTGGCTTATGTATTTACAGGTGAGCGCATAGCCCAGGTATCCAATTATGCAGATCTGGATGTATGGCAAAAGCAATACAACCAGGTTGACTTTTCTTTTGAGAAAGTCCTTATCAAAAAGCTGTCATTCTACGGAAAAGTCAACAACCTCACTAATGCTTCAAACCGACTATTTCTGAAACATTCGTCTACTGTAGGACAGGTGATACCTATCCCAGCCCAAGACAATGCTGAAGAAATATTAATTCAGAAAGATATCTACAAGGTATCATTCCTAACTGGTTTGAGATATAAATTTTAA
- a CDS encoding exonuclease/endonuclease/phosphatase family protein, with the protein MKLLHSILTGLSLIFLLGDCSKSSTNSSSVTAAKSATNTTPLPNTVYKTDTLKVMAYNVLNFGDGCQGNIADLDNYFKTIIQYTQPDLLSCEKMNAFSLSATGALNYAAEITDNVLNATFAGRYAYATPTNFSNDNKMSVLFYNRQKLSFVNETTIVKNVSDFNLYKLYYNDPNLGITHDTTFLYVLVNHTQSGNSPNAIRDQQETQEMQALRSKFAYLPNLINMGDFNQHNSIEAGYQAIISAADTGTQMSDPPFGVDKVLQYPADWDNDPASFKPYLTTSTRLSASIPNTCGTSGGAKSWYDHILISPWLVKGANYIQYIPNSYQTVGNDGQRLGVDVNSTTPVTNTSTPANVINALFNFSNKYPITIRLLVKANRTGGSLNDPAEKN; encoded by the coding sequence ATGAAGTTACTTCACTCCATTTTAACAGGTCTCAGCCTTATTTTTTTATTGGGAGATTGTTCCAAATCCTCAACTAACAGTTCATCTGTAACAGCCGCTAAGTCTGCGACAAACACCACACCCCTGCCCAATACGGTGTATAAAACAGATACTTTAAAAGTAATGGCTTACAACGTACTTAACTTTGGCGACGGCTGCCAGGGCAATATCGCCGATCTGGATAATTATTTTAAAACTATTATTCAATATACGCAGCCTGATTTATTGAGTTGCGAAAAAATGAATGCTTTTTCGCTTTCAGCCACGGGAGCACTTAATTATGCTGCTGAGATTACTGACAATGTATTAAACGCCACTTTTGCCGGGCGATACGCCTATGCTACCCCCACCAACTTTAGTAACGACAACAAAATGTCCGTCCTTTTTTACAACAGGCAAAAGCTGAGTTTTGTTAACGAGACAACCATTGTTAAAAATGTATCTGACTTTAATTTGTATAAGCTTTACTATAACGATCCTAATCTGGGCATCACTCACGATACAACCTTTTTGTACGTACTGGTGAATCACACGCAATCGGGTAACTCGCCGAACGCCATTCGCGATCAGCAGGAAACACAGGAGATGCAGGCCCTGCGAAGTAAATTTGCTTATTTGCCAAACCTGATCAACATGGGCGATTTTAACCAGCATAACAGCATCGAAGCCGGTTATCAAGCCATTATTAGCGCCGCAGATACGGGTACCCAGATGAGCGACCCGCCTTTTGGCGTAGATAAGGTTTTGCAATATCCTGCGGACTGGGATAACGACCCTGCCTCCTTCAAACCGTATTTAACCACGTCAACCCGGCTTTCTGCCAGTATCCCGAACACCTGCGGCACAAGCGGAGGCGCCAAATCCTGGTACGACCATATTTTAATATCGCCTTGGCTGGTTAAAGGGGCAAATTATATCCAATATATCCCCAATTCCTATCAAACTGTCGGCAATGACGGTCAACGCCTCGGCGTTGATGTGAATTCTACCACACCGGTAACCAATACGTCTACCCCAGCTAACGTTATCAATGCCTTGTTTAATTTTTCCAATAAATATCCCATTACCATCAGGTTGTTGGTTAAGGCTAACCGTACCGGCGGTAGTTTAAATGATCCGGCAGAAAAAAATTAG